DNA from Diaphorobacter limosus:
TGCTGTCCCTGTGCAACTCCGTCACGCGTGTGCTTTCCGTGGCCACGCAAGGGCCGGTGCACTACTCGGCCATGGTGCAGCGCATCACCAAGACCTGCCTCAAACCGGACATTGGCTGCTTTGTGCTGTTCGATGGCGGCTTCTCCGGGCTGGTCATCATCAACTTTTCGGCCGCCGCTGCCATGGAGATCTACGAGCGCTACATGCTCAGCATGGGAATGGCACGCGAAGAACTGGCCAGCTCCTTCACTTCGGACGAGGTGAGCAACGTCATGGGCGAGCTGATGAATCAGGTGGTGGGCGACTTCACGGGCAAGGTGCGGCGCGAGCTGCAGACCCACATCACACAAAACCAGCCCAAGATGCTGGTGATCAACCAGCAGGTGATGCTGAGCGTGGACGCCAATCTGGATCAGCCCGAGGCGCGCCGCGTCTCCTTCTACACCGCCAACAACAACATCTTCTACCTGGAACTGGCGATAGACCGCACGCAGTTCATCAAGCTCTACGATTTCGAGCCCCAGGATGCGCCCGACCCCGACGCCCTGATGGCCCAGGCCGCCGGGGCTGCGGCAACGGCCACGGCGGCCCTTCCCGATCCGGACGCAGACACCGAGGCATTGCTCAAATCCCTGGGTATGTAGATCGCCGGCGGCCGGGCAGCGCCGCTCGCGCCAGCGGCCAATGCCCTCCCGCGGGCATGCATATCGGGCACGACAAGGGGTTTCAGGGTAAAATCGCCTGTTGCGGTCGGGGGCACCATGCCTAGAGTCCACCACCCCACTCCCCCGGCTTTTCGTCGACTTTTGTCGACTAATACCTGTGAGATAGAAGTGCCATGGCGATCGTTGTCAACAAACCCCTTCCCGAATTTGAAGCCAATGCGACCGGCGGAATCAAGGTTTCCAATGTATCGCACCAGGGCCAGATCCTGATTCTGTACTTCTACCCCAAGGACAATACACCGGGTTGCACCACCGAGGCCATGCAATTCCGTGACAAGTTCAAGGACTTTGAAAAAGCCGGTGCCGTGGTATTTGGCGTGTCGCGCGACAACATGAAGTCGCACGACGACTTCAAGGAGAAGCTGGAGCTGCCCTTCGAGCTCATTGCCGACACCGAAGAGAAGATGTGCCACATGTTCGGCGTGGTCAAGAACAAGATCATGTACGGCAAGAAGGTCAAGGGCATAGAGCGCAGCACCTTCCTCATCAATCCCGAGGGCATCCTGGTGCAGGAATGGCGCGGCCTGAAGGTGCCCGGCCATGTGGACGAGGTACTCAAGGCCGTGAAGGCCATCAAGGCACCCGTCAAGAAGGCCGCGTAAACCCGGTACGACACGACCCGGAGCCGTCACATGGGGCATGCATAATGAATTCATGCGGCTGAAAAACGCTACCTGCCCCTCTCCACACAAAGCCGCCTCGGTCTCCAGGCGGCTTTGTGTTTTTTGAATGCCCCTCCAGCGAGGCCTTTCACACCATGCCCCTGCCCCCCGCCCCGACCAAGCGCGCCGCCCTGCTCTCTCCCGATGCCTACCGTCTGGCAGCACCCCAGGAAGAAGCACCCAACAGCGCCGACACAGAGACATTGCCCAGCGCCACGCGCAAGCGCGCCACCAGCAAAAACAAGGCCGGCAGCGTGGCAGGCCCAGCCATCACCGGCACCGCCACGGCAACACCTGCGGTCGCCGCTGCCCCGGCCAAGCCGGCCATCACCGGCCCCGCCCCCGTCACACAGGCACGCAGCCGGCCCGCAGCGGACAAACCCGCCAGCGATGGCAGTGACGCCACGCCCAGCAACGTCATGCCGCTGCGCGCCGCACCCGCCGGCGCAGCACGCAAGCGCCGCGCCACGGGCCCGAAAAAGATGTTCGTGCTCGACACCAATGTGCTGCTGCACGACCCGACCAGCCTGTTCCGCTTCGAGGAGCACGACATCTTCCTGCCGATGATCGTGCTCGAGGAACTGGACGCCCACAAAAAGGGCATGACCGAGGTGGCACGCA
Protein-coding regions in this window:
- a CDS encoding DUF3334 family protein; this translates as MNPPNTPVVFGTENILLSLCNSVTRVLSVATQGPVHYSAMVQRITKTCLKPDIGCFVLFDGGFSGLVIINFSAAAAMEIYERYMLSMGMAREELASSFTSDEVSNVMGELMNQVVGDFTGKVRRELQTHITQNQPKMLVINQQVMLSVDANLDQPEARRVSFYTANNNIFYLELAIDRTQFIKLYDFEPQDAPDPDALMAQAAGAAATATAALPDPDADTEALLKSLGM
- a CDS encoding peroxiredoxin → MAIVVNKPLPEFEANATGGIKVSNVSHQGQILILYFYPKDNTPGCTTEAMQFRDKFKDFEKAGAVVFGVSRDNMKSHDDFKEKLELPFELIADTEEKMCHMFGVVKNKIMYGKKVKGIERSTFLINPEGILVQEWRGLKVPGHVDEVLKAVKAIKAPVKKAA